In Pleurocapsa sp. PCC 7319, the following are encoded in one genomic region:
- the aroB gene encoding 3-dehydroquinate synthase: MPKITVNLPQDSYEIAIAPSSLAQLGNKMQKLAIGNKVLVISNPEIFKHYGEICVKSLEASGFETCTHLISAGESFKHLQSIQQVYDTALANHIERSSTLVALGGGVIGDMTGFAAATWLRGVNFVQVPTSLLAIVDASVGGKTGVNHPQGKNLIGAFYQPKLVAIDPTLLKTLPSREFRAGMAEVIKYGVIWDQDLFTKLEASDRLDSLDYVSEELLETIITRSCQAKADVVSQDEKEAGLRAILNYGHTIGHAVESLTHYKQFVHGEAVAIGMVAAGKIAVEMGLWTKEQAQRQDALIVKTGLPTEIPSELTIEDILETIKSDKKVKAGKVRFILPNSIGEVMITDQVTPEIITAALKIN, encoded by the coding sequence ATGCCTAAGATCACTGTAAATCTTCCTCAAGACTCTTACGAAATTGCGATCGCTCCTAGCAGCCTAGCTCAGTTAGGCAACAAAATGCAAAAGTTAGCTATCGGTAACAAAGTATTAGTTATTTCTAACCCTGAGATATTTAAGCACTATGGCGAAATTTGCGTAAAATCTCTAGAAGCATCTGGCTTTGAAACCTGTACTCACTTAATTTCCGCAGGAGAATCATTCAAACATCTTCAGTCTATCCAGCAAGTCTACGATACAGCTTTAGCTAACCATATTGAGCGTTCTTCTACCTTAGTAGCCTTAGGTGGTGGGGTAATCGGTGATATGACAGGATTTGCTGCTGCTACTTGGTTACGGGGAGTGAATTTTGTGCAAGTGCCTACTTCTCTACTCGCCATCGTCGATGCTTCGGTAGGCGGCAAAACCGGAGTTAACCATCCCCAAGGTAAAAACTTGATTGGAGCATTTTATCAGCCTAAATTAGTGGCGATCGATCCGACCCTGTTAAAAACCTTGCCTTCCAGAGAATTTAGGGCAGGTATGGCAGAAGTGATTAAGTATGGTGTTATTTGGGATCAAGATTTATTTACTAAATTAGAAGCTAGCGATCGCCTGGATAGTTTAGATTATGTCAGCGAGGAGTTACTAGAAACTATTATTACTCGTTCCTGTCAGGCAAAAGCTGATGTCGTTAGCCAAGATGAAAAAGAAGCAGGATTACGAGCAATTCTTAATTACGGACATACTATCGGTCATGCCGTTGAGAGTTTAACTCACTATAAACAGTTTGTTCACGGTGAGGCTGTGGCGATCGGTATGGTGGCAGCAGGAAAAATTGCGGTAGAAATGGGTCTATGGACAAAAGAACAGGCTCAAAGGCAAGATGCTTTGATTGTTAAAACTGGTTTACCAACCGAAATTCCCTCTGAGTTAACAATAGAAGATATTTTAGAAACAATTAAAAGTGATAAAAAGGTTAAAGCGGGAAAAGTGCGATTTATTCTTCCTAATAGCATTGGCGAAGTCATGATCACCGATCAGGTTACGCCAGAAATTATCACCGCAGCTTTGAAAATAAATTAG
- a CDS encoding sulfotransferase, with the protein MPQPNHPVSQLNKKIIYVTGLPRSGSTLLCQLLDHHEEVYSNGHSSPLCPTLMSLRYNLSDADFLRAQLDVDFDLTYQRLMNAFRGFINGWFAETEKAWVVNKNRGWVHHIETVNLLDPNFRMLVCVRELGQIYGSVEAQHQKTLLLDFPDHLANLSRYDRADKLFGSQGVIGAPLHSIEAVQDLDVQLQQRLYYVVFEHLMQEPTKVMQGIYDWLGLPSAEFDPQNLTVKPHESDSYYRFKYRHQTRSQIEPPSIHGIPTRIQQQIQQQFAWFYQTFYPGMVKRDIPPEAETKISRIA; encoded by the coding sequence ATGCCCCAACCCAACCATCCAGTATCTCAACTCAACAAAAAAATTATCTACGTTACCGGCTTACCCCGTTCTGGATCGACTCTTCTCTGCCAACTATTAGATCATCATGAAGAGGTATACAGTAACGGTCATAGTTCGCCTCTCTGTCCCACATTGATGAGTCTACGTTACAATCTCAGCGATGCTGACTTTCTCCGCGCCCAATTAGATGTAGACTTCGACCTTACCTATCAGCGACTAATGAACGCCTTTCGGGGTTTTATTAATGGCTGGTTTGCCGAAACAGAAAAAGCTTGGGTGGTCAACAAAAACCGAGGTTGGGTTCACCACATTGAAACTGTCAACCTGCTAGACCCCAACTTTCGTATGTTGGTTTGTGTGAGGGAATTGGGTCAGATTTATGGTTCGGTAGAAGCCCAACACCAGAAAACCTTATTGCTGGATTTTCCCGACCATCTAGCCAATCTATCCCGTTATGATCGCGCAGATAAACTCTTTGGTAGCCAGGGAGTAATTGGCGCACCTTTGCATTCTATCGAAGCAGTGCAAGACCTAGATGTTCAGTTACAGCAGCGGCTTTACTACGTTGTATTTGAACACCTCATGCAAGAACCTACCAAGGTGATGCAGGGCATTTATGACTGGTTGGGTTTGCCCTCAGCGGAGTTCGATCCACAAAATTTGACAGTTAAGCCCCACGAAAGTGATAGTTATTATCGCTTCAAGTATCGCCACCAAACGCGATCGCAAATCGAGCCACCATCGATTCATGGGATACCAACAAGGATTCAGCAGCAAATTCAGCAACAATTTGCTTGGTTCTACCAGACTTTTTATCCAGGGATGGTCAAGCGGGATATTCCCCCTGAGGCAGAAACGAAGATTTCTCGAATTGCTTGA
- a CDS encoding DUF4114 domain-containing protein has protein sequence MPSSYNPSFTVDHSLLSDNSTLELELVENGVTRVATISSGPNGEIEFDFDGDTDLLASVVDITPTTNVMRADGADDAAAIDLTGEFGPRDMTFSVFREADFNNIVGFYTTDDATGAITDISGTTLNPGDAGYKEAALARQLDLTLSGENGQERNFTGTIEGGEYLGIFLVVDGTNPDTNEVFFSNAGANSDGLDHTKLLGDNTFGFEDQVGLGDADFDDVIVSFDFV, from the coding sequence TTGCCTTCTTCTTATAATCCATCTTTTACTGTTGATCATTCTTTACTATCGGACAACTCTACTCTCGAACTCGAACTCGTAGAAAACGGCGTTACTAGAGTAGCCACTATTTCCAGTGGTCCTAATGGAGAAATTGAGTTCGATTTTGATGGTGATACCGATTTATTAGCTTCAGTGGTTGATATTACCCCAACTACTAACGTGATGAGAGCCGATGGTGCAGATGATGCGGCAGCAATTGATCTGACTGGGGAATTTGGTCCACGGGATATGACTTTTAGCGTGTTCCGTGAGGCAGATTTTAACAATATAGTGGGCTTTTATACTACTGACGATGCTACTGGTGCCATTACAGATATTTCTGGTACTACTCTAAACCCTGGAGATGCAGGATATAAAGAAGCAGCACTAGCCAGACAATTAGATCTCACTTTATCGGGTGAAAATGGTCAAGAGAGAAACTTCACTGGCACCATTGAAGGTGGTGAATACCTTGGTATCTTTTTAGTCGTAGATGGAACTAACCCCGATACCAACGAAGTATTCTTCTCCAATGCTGGAGCCAACAGCGATGGTTTAGACCATACCAAGCTTTTGGGTGACAACACCTTCGGCTTTGAAGACCAGGTTGGTCTTGGCGATGCCGATTTCGATGATGTAATTGTTTCGTTTGACTTTGTGTAA
- a CDS encoding nucleotidyltransferase family protein, translated as MKVKNIEISIEKIKKFCKDWQVTEFALFGSVLRDDFRPDSDIDVMVQFDANAHPTFWNLEQMEEELKTIFKREVDLITRQGIETSRNYLRRQAILSSIQVIYATGSSISA; from the coding sequence ATGAAAGTTAAAAATATAGAAATTTCTATAGAGAAGATCAAAAAATTTTGCAAAGATTGGCAAGTTACTGAATTTGCTTTGTTTGGCTCTGTGTTGCGAGATGATTTCCGTCCTGATAGCGACATTGATGTAATGGTTCAATTTGATGCTAACGCTCATCCTACCTTCTGGAATCTAGAGCAAATGGAAGAAGAGTTAAAGACTATTTTTAAAAGAGAAGTCGATCTAATTACTCGCCAAGGCATCGAAACCAGTCGTAACTATTTGCGTCGTCAAGCAATCTTATCTTCTATTCAGGTAATTTATGCAACGGGATCTTCAATTTCTGCTTGA
- a CDS encoding DUF86 domain-containing protein, with translation MQRDLQFLLDMLQSAELVIQYTAQCSKEELIDNIQLQDSVIRRLLVIAEAARRVSEMTQRSLSYISWQEINGMRNRLVHEYDDINLNIVWDVIQNDIPILIQQLKLIVPPEK, from the coding sequence ATGCAACGGGATCTTCAATTTCTGCTTGATATGTTGCAATCCGCAGAACTTGTAATACAGTACACTGCTCAATGCTCAAAAGAGGAGTTGATTGATAATATTCAACTTCAAGATTCAGTGATTAGACGATTATTAGTGATTGCTGAAGCAGCAAGAAGAGTTTCCGAAATGACTCAAAGATCTTTATCCTATATTTCATGGCAAGAGATTAACGGAATGAGAAATCGATTAGTTCATGAATACGATGATATTAATCTCAATATTGTTTGGGATGTCATTCAAAATGATATACCGATTTTAATACAGCAGCTAAAATTGATAGTTCCTCCTGAAAAGTAA
- a CDS encoding iron ABC transporter permease produces the protein MFKRLAFNGWTILVMAIALVIAMPIFFVFSSIFTKSTAIWKHLAATVLQDYILNSLMLMLLVGIGVCLIGVGTAWLVTMCRFWGSRWLEWLLLLPLAAPAYLLAYDYTKMLDYFGPVQTWLRGLFGWTSVNDYWFPEIRSLWGAAVMLLLVLYPYVYLLARVAFLEQSVCTLEASRSLGCNPWRSFFTIAIPLARPSIAAGLALALMETLNDLGTVEYFGVNTFTTGIYRTWLGMGERAAAAQLAAFLMIFILLLIVLERRSRSAAQYYESSNSLRRLTPYQLNFWRGALAGFCCLLPVIFGFIIPAIYLVHLTLKNIDSAFNDKFWDLAQHSFILAIMTAIAAMLISLLMAYGQRLEPNWFMKTAVRIAAMGYAIPGSVIAVGVLIPVAGLDNIIDGWMRSTFNISTGLLLSGTIASLIFAYLVRFLAVAFGSVESSLNKISPSLDDASRSLGYGSTSTLWKIHTPLLSGGLLTSAMLVFVDVMKELPATLVIRPFNFDTLGIRVYQYASDERLAEAALPALAIVLVGIIPVILLSWRITHSR, from the coding sequence ATGTTCAAACGCTTGGCTTTTAATGGTTGGACTATTCTAGTTATGGCGATCGCCTTAGTGATTGCCATGCCTATATTTTTTGTTTTTAGTAGTATTTTTACTAAATCTACTGCTATCTGGAAACATTTAGCGGCAACAGTTTTACAAGATTACATCCTTAACTCCCTAATGTTGATGCTCTTGGTAGGTATAGGAGTATGTCTCATTGGAGTAGGAACAGCCTGGTTGGTAACGATGTGTCGTTTTTGGGGCAGCAGATGGCTGGAGTGGTTGCTATTACTGCCATTAGCAGCTCCTGCATATCTATTAGCTTATGACTATACCAAAATGCTAGATTACTTTGGACCAGTTCAGACTTGGTTACGTGGTCTGTTTGGCTGGACTAGTGTTAATGACTATTGGTTTCCTGAAATTCGCTCACTGTGGGGAGCAGCGGTCATGTTGCTCTTAGTTTTATATCCCTATGTATATTTATTAGCGCGGGTAGCATTTCTAGAACAGTCAGTATGTACCCTAGAAGCTAGTCGCTCTTTAGGATGTAATCCTTGGCGTAGTTTTTTTACGATTGCTATTCCCTTAGCTAGACCTTCGATTGCAGCGGGCTTAGCTCTAGCATTAATGGAAACTCTCAATGACTTAGGTACTGTAGAATACTTTGGAGTTAATACCTTTACCACTGGAATCTATCGTACCTGGTTGGGAATGGGAGAGAGAGCCGCCGCAGCTCAATTAGCCGCTTTTCTGATGATTTTTATTTTACTGTTAATTGTCTTAGAAAGGCGATCTCGAAGTGCCGCCCAGTACTATGAAAGTTCTAACTCCCTCAGAAGATTAACCCCATATCAACTAAACTTTTGGCGCGGTGCATTAGCTGGGTTTTGCTGTTTACTGCCTGTCATCTTTGGATTTATCATTCCTGCTATTTATCTAGTACATTTAACGTTAAAAAATATCGACTCGGCTTTCAATGACAAATTCTGGGATTTAGCTCAACATAGTTTTATTCTCGCTATCATGACAGCGATCGCCGCTATGCTCATTTCTTTATTGATGGCTTATGGTCAAAGACTGGAACCAAACTGGTTTATGAAAACGGCAGTTAGGATTGCCGCGATGGGTTATGCCATTCCTGGTTCAGTAATCGCTGTAGGAGTACTAATTCCTGTAGCCGGATTAGATAATATAATTGACGGTTGGATGCGTTCTACATTTAATATATCCACTGGTTTATTGCTGTCAGGAACAATCGCCTCATTAATTTTTGCCTATTTAGTACGTTTTCTGGCGGTTGCCTTTGGCTCGGTAGAATCAAGCTTAAACAAAATTTCTCCTAGTTTAGATGATGCTTCCCGCAGTTTAGGATACGGTTCTACTAGTACCCTCTGGAAAATCCATACCCCTTTATTATCTGGTGGACTATTGACCTCGGCAATGCTAGTTTTTGTCGATGTGATGAAAGAATTACCTGCTACTCTAGTAATTCGTCCCTTTAATTTTGACACCTTGGGAATTAGGGTTTATCAATATGCTTCTGATGAAAGACTGGCAGAGGCTGCTTTACCTGCTTTAGCAATTGTCTTAGTGGGAATAATCCCCGTAATTCTCTTGAGTTGGCGTATTACCCACTCACGGTAA